One region of Eulemur rufifrons isolate Redbay chromosome 1, OSU_ERuf_1, whole genome shotgun sequence genomic DNA includes:
- the LANCL1 gene encoding glutathione S-transferase LANCL1 gives MAQRAFPNPYADYNKSLAEGYFDAAGRLTPEFSQRLTNKIRELLHQMERGLKSADPRDGTGYTGWAGIAVLYLHLYDVFGDPAYLQMAQGYVKQSLNCLTKRSITFLCGDAGPLAVAAVLYDKMNNEKQAEDCITRLIHLNKVDPRAPNEMLYGRMGYIYALLYVNKNFGVEKIPQSHIQQICETVLTSGENLARKRNFTAKTPLMYEWYQEYYVGAAHGLAGIYYYLMQPSLQVSQVKLHNLVKPSVDYICQLKFPSGNYPPCVDDNRDLLVHWCHGAPGVIYMLTQAYKVFKDEKYLSGAYQCADVIWQYGLLKKGYGLCHGAAGNAYAFLNLYNLTQDVKYLYRACKFAEWCLEYGEHGCRTPDTPFSLFEGMAGTIYFLADLLVPTKARFPAFEL, from the exons ATGGCTCAAAGGGCCTTCCCGAATCCTTATGCTGATTATAACAAATCCTTGGCCGAAGGCTACTTTGATGCTGCCGGGAGG CTGACTCCTGAGTTCTCACAGCGCTTGACCAACAAGATTCGGGAACTTCTTCACCAAATGGAAAGAGGCCTAAAATCAGCAGACCCTCGAGATGGCACTGGTTACACTGGCTGGGCAG GTATTGCTGTGCTTTACTTACATCTCTATGATGTGTTTGGGGACCCCGCCTACCTACAGATGGCACAGGGCTATGTAAAGCAAAGTCTGAACTGTTTGACCAAACGTTCCATCACCTTCCTTTGTGGGGACGCAGGCCCCCTGGCGGTGGCCGCTGTGCTGTATGACAAGATGAACAACGAGAAGCAGGCAGAAGATTGCATTACACG ACTAATTCACCTAAATAAGGTTGATCCCCGTGCCCCAAATGAAATGCTCTATGGACGAATGGGCTACATCTATGCTCTTCTTTATGTCAATAAGAACTTTGGAGTGGAAAAGATTCCTCAAAGCCACATCCAGCAG ATTTGTGAAACAGTTTTAACCTCTGGAGAAAACCTAGCTAGAAAGAGAAACTTCACAGCAAAGACCCCACTGATGTATGAATGGTACCAGGAATATTATGTGGGGGCTGCTCATGGCCTGGCAGGAATTTATTACTACCTGATGCAG CCCAGCCTTCAAGTGAGCCAAGTGAAGTTACATAATTTGGTCAAGCCCAGTGTAGACTACATCTGCCAGCTGAAATTCCCTTCCGGCAATTACCCTCCATGTGTGGACGATAATCGAGATCTGCTTGTCCATTGGTGTCATGGTGCCCCGGGGGTAATCTACATGCTCACTCAGGCCTATAAG GTGTTCAAAGACGAAAAGTATCTCTCGGGTGCCTATCAGTGTGCTGATGTGATCTGGCAGTATGGGCTGCTGAAGAAGGGATATGGGCTGTGCCACGGCGCCGCGGGGAACGCCTACGCCTTCCTGAACCTCTACAACCTCACGCAGGACGTGAAGTACCTGTACAGGGCCTGTAAG TTTGCTGAATGGTGCTTAGAGTACGGAGAACACGGATGCAGAACACCGGATACCCCGTTCTCCCTCTTTGAAG